In Limisalsivibrio acetivorans, one genomic interval encodes:
- a CDS encoding IS30 family transposase: protein MSHKHLSIRDREILERLLRQGYSQRKISAILGITQSAVSQEISRNKDCCNRYRAKASHSRALRRRKKTKGGFRKDKGFLLNYVREKLEQHWSPEQISGRLKRDYPCESDKHISFKSIYLWVRKGIDHEYRDVPLRGYHKYFRTHRGRKRTIGIKAGSRSAKTDLPRIEDRPEEGFGVWESDLISGYNKSGYIATFVERSTGFIWAEKLENKSIKEYNRSAIECIRRFGSSKFKSITVDRGKEFYGYKSVGVQFYFCNPMSPNERALNENMNGLLRQYFPKRTSFKDVKSEDVYRAVEEINNRPKKRFGYMTTMEVLDSMGIEM, encoded by the coding sequence ATGAGCCATAAGCATCTTAGCATTAGAGATCGAGAAATACTAGAGCGTCTACTTCGCCAGGGATACTCACAACGTAAAATATCCGCAATATTAGGCATTACACAATCTGCTGTAAGTCAGGAAATCAGTCGTAATAAGGATTGCTGTAACAGATATCGAGCTAAAGCATCCCACTCTCGAGCCTTACGTAGGCGCAAAAAGACTAAGGGCGGATTTCGTAAGGATAAGGGATTTTTGTTAAACTATGTCCGAGAGAAACTAGAACAACACTGGTCACCGGAGCAGATATCCGGTCGTTTAAAGAGAGATTATCCGTGTGAGTCAGATAAACATATATCATTTAAGAGCATATATTTATGGGTACGCAAGGGTATTGACCATGAGTACAGGGATGTTCCCTTACGTGGCTACCACAAGTATTTCAGGACACACCGAGGTCGTAAACGCACTATAGGTATAAAGGCAGGAAGTCGTTCAGCCAAGACAGACCTTCCTCGCATTGAGGACCGTCCAGAAGAGGGTTTTGGAGTATGGGAGAGCGATCTTATAAGTGGTTACAACAAAAGCGGTTATATAGCAACTTTTGTAGAGAGAAGTACTGGTTTTATATGGGCTGAGAAACTTGAGAACAAGTCTATAAAAGAATATAACCGCTCAGCAATAGAGTGTATAAGGCGCTTTGGCAGCTCTAAGTTTAAATCCATAACAGTAGATAGAGGTAAAGAGTTTTACGGTTATAAGTCAGTAGGAGTACAGTTCTATTTCTGCAATCCGATGAGTCCTAATGAAAGAGCACTTAACGAAAACATGAACGGGCTTCTTCGGCAGTATTTTCCGAAGAGAACAAGCTTTAAAGATGTAAAGAGTGAAGATGTATACAGGGCAGTAGAAGAGATCAACAATAGGCCTAAGAAAAGATTTGGGTATATGACAACTATGGAAGTACTTGATAGCATGGGCATAGAGATGTGA
- a CDS encoding rhodanese-like domain-containing protein produces MLHILMISGTAIGVMFAIWVVGKAIQALQGKCTKALEYEEFVKLIKTEPDLHLIDLTEPDYFKKHHIKGAVNIPGEDFQQYADTLPDDKLCVMYCRTGLQSRRAFQFLTENGYSTDNLYYLDAKMMYVAKYEGKEAQ; encoded by the coding sequence ATGCTTCATATATTGATGATAAGCGGAACAGCCATCGGTGTTATGTTCGCCATATGGGTTGTCGGCAAAGCTATCCAAGCACTTCAGGGCAAGTGCACCAAGGCCCTTGAGTATGAGGAGTTTGTCAAACTGATAAAGACTGAGCCGGACCTCCACCTCATAGACCTCACCGAACCGGATTACTTCAAGAAACATCATATAAAAGGCGCTGTGAATATCCCCGGCGAAGATTTCCAGCAGTACGCTGATACACTCCCGGACGATAAACTCTGTGTTATGTACTGCAGAACTGGGCTGCAAAGCAGACGTGCATTCCAATTCCTCACCGAAAACGGCTACAGCACCGACAATCTCTACTACCTTGATGCAAAGATGATGTACGTGGCCAAGTATGAAGGGAAAGAGGCGCAGTGA
- a CDS encoding cation:proton antiporter yields the protein MKQRPYDILALTAGLGSLFALKYFGVTGSKDSFFLIFGMSLFIAFASARLMSDFGLPKITTYLIAGLILGPHMTDIFSQRMVDSVLFIDKVALSLIALTAGGEINLRSGEVKILNITKFVLMQMFITFGLFFAVLYPLGGVLQPAVFGSIAAIVFMSIIANATSPSTTVAVIIETGAKGHLTNVVLTSAIMKDIIIIVIFTACLSIFSAAGEEASVMKVIMEESFSILAGVGAGFLITLYLRYIRQNEGVFILIFTLITTWIAGQVHLNPLLIFLAAGIAVKNLSIYGKSLVKTIEDNSQIVYLVFFFVAGAVINLEALSSMWLAAIIIVLLRAVTMHVGCYSTARATGETCEVRNYSSLGFIGQAGVSIGFAKIIGTTFPGWGEEFRTLILAVVAMNQIAGPVGFKWGLKKAGETR from the coding sequence ATGAAACAAAGGCCGTATGACATACTGGCCCTTACTGCGGGGCTGGGCTCACTCTTTGCGCTGAAATACTTCGGGGTTACCGGCTCCAAGGACTCCTTCTTCCTCATTTTCGGCATGAGCCTCTTCATTGCTTTCGCCTCAGCTCGTCTTATGTCCGACTTCGGCTTACCGAAGATAACGACCTACCTCATCGCCGGACTCATACTTGGTCCGCATATGACAGATATATTCAGCCAGAGGATGGTGGACAGCGTTCTTTTTATAGACAAGGTTGCGCTCAGCCTCATCGCCCTCACCGCCGGAGGGGAGATAAACCTTCGCAGCGGCGAGGTCAAGATTCTGAATATAACAAAGTTCGTACTTATGCAGATGTTTATAACATTTGGCCTGTTCTTTGCGGTTCTGTATCCGCTCGGCGGTGTTTTACAGCCCGCGGTCTTCGGCTCCATCGCCGCCATAGTTTTCATGAGTATAATAGCCAACGCAACCTCACCCAGCACCACCGTTGCCGTAATAATCGAGACGGGCGCAAAGGGGCATCTTACCAACGTCGTACTCACATCCGCCATCATGAAGGACATCATCATTATCGTTATATTCACTGCATGCCTCTCCATATTCAGCGCGGCAGGGGAAGAGGCCTCGGTCATGAAGGTTATTATGGAGGAGAGCTTCTCCATACTGGCAGGGGTTGGCGCAGGGTTTCTTATTACACTGTATCTCAGGTATATAAGGCAGAACGAAGGGGTGTTTATACTCATCTTCACGCTTATTACAACGTGGATCGCCGGACAGGTTCATCTTAACCCCCTCCTCATCTTCCTCGCCGCAGGGATTGCTGTCAAGAACCTGTCGATATATGGAAAAAGCCTCGTCAAAACCATAGAGGATAACTCGCAGATCGTATACCTCGTGTTCTTCTTTGTTGCAGGAGCCGTTATAAACCTTGAGGCGCTGAGCTCCATGTGGCTTGCGGCGATTATCATAGTCCTGCTTAGAGCGGTTACCATGCATGTGGGGTGTTACTCAACAGCAAGAGCCACCGGGGAGACATGCGAAGTGCGCAACTACAGCTCACTCGGATTTATCGGCCAGGCAGGAGTAAGCATAGGATTTGCAAAGATTATCGGAACCACCTTCCCCGGTTGGGGTGAGGAGTTTAGAACGCTAATACTCGCCGTTGTGGCCATGAACCAGATAGCTGGGCCGGTCGGCTTCAAATGGGGATTGAAGAAGGCGGGGGAAACGAGATAG
- the ispF gene encoding 2-C-methyl-D-erythritol 2,4-cyclodiphosphate synthase, whose amino-acid sequence MKVGSGFDAHKFEKGRRLILGGVTIEYELGLAGHSDADVLLHAVTDAIAGASLGTDIGGLFPDTDEKFKDIDSRLLLREAVKQAALKGWRVGNVDATIIAQKPKLSPYRYDMIRNIAEDCLLDEEDVTVKATTTEKMGFTGRGEGIASTAVVLMYKTEGKNTYMEET is encoded by the coding sequence ATTAAGGTAGGAAGCGGTTTCGATGCCCATAAATTTGAAAAGGGGCGCAGGCTTATCCTTGGCGGAGTGACAATAGAGTATGAACTCGGCCTTGCCGGACACAGCGATGCGGATGTCCTCCTGCACGCCGTAACTGATGCCATAGCGGGTGCATCCCTCGGTACGGATATCGGCGGTCTTTTCCCCGATACCGATGAAAAATTCAAGGATATAGATTCCCGCCTCCTTTTGCGTGAGGCAGTTAAGCAGGCGGCACTCAAGGGCTGGCGTGTGGGGAATGTGGACGCAACAATAATTGCTCAGAAACCCAAGCTATCGCCTTACAGATATGATATGATCAGAAACATTGCCGAAGACTGTCTCCTCGACGAAGAGGATGTCACAGTTAAGGCCACAACCACGGAAAAGATGGGCTTCACAGGCAGAGGGGAGGGGATAGCCTCCACCGCCGTTGTTCTTATGTACAAGACAGAGGGTAAAAACACATATATGGAGGAAACATGA